A DNA window from Hordeum vulgare subsp. vulgare chromosome 1H, MorexV3_pseudomolecules_assembly, whole genome shotgun sequence contains the following coding sequences:
- the LOC123394903 gene encoding dihydroneopterin aldolase 2-like, which translates to MAGDGEEEPPATGGGGGDKLVLRGLQFHGFHGVKQEEKKLGQKFVVDIDTWTDLAAAGDTDDISHTVSYTDIYRIAKGVVEGPSRNLLESVAQSIAALSFPPPLARSHHSARSPHHRCRPTLAGLQGTIDLPAIPLSKSGKIKMYN; encoded by the exons ATGGCGggggacggcgaggaggagccgccggcgacgggcggcggcggcggcgacaagtTGGTCCTGCGCGGGCTGCAGTTCCACGGGTTCCACGGCgtgaagcaggaggagaagaagctggGCCAGAAGTTCGTGGTCGACATCGACACCTGGAcggacctcgccgccgccggggaCACCGACGACATCTCCCACACCGTCAGCTACACCGACATCTACAG GATAGCCAAGGGCGTGGTGGAAGGCCCGTCGCGGAACCTGCTGGAGTCGGTGGCTCAGTCGATCGCCGCCCTATCCTTCCCCCCGCCGCTAGCCCGCTCCCATCACAGCGCCCGCAGTCCACACCATCGCTGCCGACCTACCTTAGCAGGTTTGCAAGGTACAATCGATCTTCCTGCAATTCCGCTGAGCAAATCTGGGAAGATAAAGATGTATAATTGA